The Pyxidicoccus sp. MSG2 DNA segment CTCCAGGCCCCGTCCCTCGACGGCCCGGGCTTCGGGGACGCGGAGCATGGGCGTGCCCCGCGCCTGGGCGAGCAGGAGGGCTCGGATGGTTCCGCTTGCGGTGGGAGTGCTCACGGTACAACGGTAATCACGCCAGGGCGGCGGCTGCGAGGTCCGGCCTGTTATGCCCTGGCGCCCCGTCTTCACCTTCCGAGGAGTCCCCACGTGAGCACGAAGAACGCCCGCATCGAGAAGGACACCTTCGGCCCCATCGAGGTGCCCGCCGAGCACCTCTGGGGCGCCCAGACGCAGCGCAGCCTCCAGAACTTCGCCATCTCCACCGAGCGCATGCCCCCCGCGCTCATCCGCGCGCTCGTCCTGGTGAAGAAGGCCGCCGCGCTGGTCAACATGGAGAACGGCAGCCTGCCGCGCGAGAAGGGCGACGCCATCGTCAAGGCCGCCGACGAAGTCCTCGCCGGCAGGCATGACGGCGAGTTCCCCCTGAGCATCTGGCAGACGGGCAGCGGCACCCAGACGAACATGAACGCCAACGAGGTGCTGGCCAACCGCGCCTCGGAGTTGCTCGGCGGCGAGCGCGGTGAGGCGCGCAAGGTCCACCCCAACGACGACGTCAACAAGGGGCAGAGCTCCAACGACGTCTTCCCCACCGCGATGAGCGTGGCCGCCGCCACCGCCATCGTCGCGCAGGTCCTCCCCGAGCTGCACGCCCTCCGGGACGTGCTCGCGGAGAAGTCCCGCGCCTTCAAGGACATCGTCAAGATTGGCCGCACCCACCTCCAGGACGCGACGCCCCTCACGCTGGGCCAGGAGCTGAGCGGCTACGTGGCGCAGTTGGACCATGCGCGCGGGCACCTCGAGATGGCCCTGCCGCACCTGTACGAACTGGCCCTGGGCGGCACCGCCGTGGGCACCGGCCTCAACGCGCCGAAGGGCTACGCCGAGCGCGTCGCGAAGGAGATTGCCCGCCTCACCGGTCACCCCTTCGTCACCGCGCCCAACAAGTTCGAGGCGCTCGCCGGCAATGACGCCCTCGTCCACGCGCACGGCGCCCTCAAGGGCCTGGCCGCCTCGCTCTTCAAGGTCGCCAACGACGTGCGCTGGCTGTCCTCCGGGCCGCGCTCCGGCCTGGGCGAAATCACCATTCCGGAGAACGAGCCGGGCAGCTCCATCATGCCCGGCAAGGTGAACCCCACGCAGAGCGAGGCGCTCACCATGCTGTGCGCCCAGGTCATGGGCAACGACGTCGCCGTCTCCGTTGGCGGCGCGTCCGGCAACTTCGAGCTGAACGTCTTCAAGCCCCTCATCATCCACAACGTCCTGCAGAGCTGCCGGCTGCTGGCGGACGGCATGCGCAGCTTCCGCCTCCACTGCGCCGTGGGCATCGAGCCCAACATGCCGCGCATCCGGGAGAACCTGGAGCGCAGCCTGATGCTCGTCACCGCGCTCAATCCGCACATCGGCTACGACAACGCCGCGAAGATTGCCAAGAAGGCCCACAAGGAGGGCAAGACGCTCAAGGAGGTCGCCGTCGAGCTGGGCCTGCTCACCTCCGAGCAGTTCGACCAGTGGGTCCGCCCGGAGGCCATGACGGGCCAGAAGGACTGACGCCCCCGGGCCGTGTGCGAGAAGGTGAGCCGGGCGCTCCGTGCCGCCCGGCATCCGGACTCGCAGGGCAGGGGAGCGGCCGGGAGGGCGTCCCGCGCGGCCCACACCCCGGCGGGCCCGAAGCGTGGGCCAGCGCACGCTCCAGGCAGAAGGGACGGGCGCTCGGGAACGAGGGGGATTAGGGTACTGGGGCCATGAACGTCCCCTTCGTCATTGAGACCACGCACCGCGGCGAGCGGGCGTACGACCTCTACAGCCGGCTCCTCAAGGACCGCATCATCATGCTGGGCACGCCCGTCAACGACGACGTGGCCAACATCATCGTGGCCCAGCTCCTGTTCCTGGAGTCCGAGGACCCCGACAAGGGCATCAACCTCTACATCAACTCGCCCGGTGGCTCGGTGACGGCCGGCCTCGCCATCTACGACACCATGCAGTACGTGAAGTGTCCGGTGTCCACCATCTGCGTCGGGCAGGCCGCCTCCATGGGCGCGCTGCTGCTGCTGGCCGGCGCCAAGGGCAAGCGCTACGCGCTCCCCAACAGCCGCATCATGATTCACCAGCCGCTGGGCGGCGCGCAGGGCCAGGCCACGGACATCGACATCCAGGCCAAGGAAATCCTCCGCCTGCGCAGCTACATCAACGGCCTCATCGTGAAGCACACGGGCCACACCATCGAGCGCATCGAGAAGGACACCGAGCGCGACTACTTCATGAGCGCCGAGGATGCCCGGCAGTACGGCCTCATCGACGAGGTGGTGGAGAAGCAGCGCATCATCTCCCCCACCGCCGGGAAGTAGTCCCTGGCGACGCCTCCGCCCGCTCCGGCGAGCGGGCGGCCTGATGGACCGGGAGCGCTCCAGGCGAGAGGGTGCCGACCGCTTCCGGCCGTACGTATCTTCTGACGCGTGGCCGTGCGCTTCCGGGTCCGGCGCCTGGAATTCCCGCCGGCCGCTGGCGCAGGCTCCGCGCTGGTGGCCCTGGCAGGCGCAGGTTCTGCGCGACGTCTCCGCACGCTCCCTTGGCTGCGCATGGCATGGCGCATGCTCAAGCTTCAGGCATGCCCCCACGTCGCCTCCTACTCGCCTTCGGCTCCCTCGTGCCCGCCTTCATGGCCGGGCTCGCCTGCGCCACGTCGCCCACCGGCAGGCCGCCCGAGCCTCCCTCGGCATATCCCATCCAGCTGGAGCTCGGGCAGCGGGACGTCATCCAGGCGGGGGAGGAATACGCCCGGAACAACAGCTTCCTGTTGGCCGAGGCCGACCGCGACGCGGTGGAGCTGCGCCCCAACTACTGGCGCATCCGCTTCGCGCTGGCGGACAAGCCCGGACGCGGACTGGAATTGGAGTTCGACGAGCTGGCACGCCAGGTGACGCGCGTGCAGGAAATCGAAATCATTCCGGGCGAGCTTCCCAGGCCGGCCGAGGGCGGGAGCGGGCTCGGCGTGCCCGGCGCGAGCCAGGGCCGAGGGGTGCCGCCTCCCTGAGGTCAGGCGTTCTCGTCGAGGAGGCCGGTCGGCAGCCCGTCGAGGCTGCGGACGTTCTTCTGGCGCCGGTAGGTGTCGAGGCCCTCTGGTCCCTTGGCCTCGGCCCACTTCGTGAGCGTGGGGCGCTCACCTTCGAACGCGTAGAGCGGCACGGCATAGCCGCACGAGGTCTGCACCAGCTCGAGGTCGAGCAGGATGATCTGCCGCGCGCCGAGCGGCTCCTCGCCGCCGAAGTGGGCGGTGAGCACGCGCGTGTAGTCGGGGCCGCCACGACGGAGGGTCCGGCCGCGCCCGTAGAGGCGCAGAATCATGGGTGGCCCCTCGAAGGCGCAGAACATGAGGGTCAGCCTCCCGTCCGCGAGCAGGTGCGCGGCCGTCTCGTTGCCGCTGCCGGTGAGGTCGAGCCAGGCGACCGTCTTCTCGTCGAGCACGCGGAGCGAGTCGAGCCCCTTGGGTGAGAGATTCACGTGCCCGGTGGACGCGGCGGACGCGGTGAAGAACAGCCGCTGACGCTGGATGAACTCACGGTGGGCGGGCTCGAGCTGGGGGAACTGCCTGGCCATGCGGTGGACCTCCTCCCGCAGGGTAGTCCCTTTGGCCTCCCCCGGCCGTGTGGGTGTGCGGCGGCTCAGGGGATGACGCGGCGGCGCCGGAAGTCGTCGAAGATGCCCAGGAACATCGCCTCCGTGTCCACGTACTCGTGGAAGCCGAAGCGGCGCGCCTTCGAGCCGTCGGCGAACATGTCGTAGTTCCAGGAGAAGACGAAGTCGCCGAAGCGCCAGGAGGACACGTCCTTATAGGCGTGCCGCTCCAGGCCGTGCTTCTCCTGCATGCGCTTCCACAGCGGCTCCTTGTCGGCCATGACGACGTCCAGCGACATGGGCAGCGGCGGGGCGACCTCCAGGCCGAAGTGGCGGGCGATTTTCGGCCACAGCTCGCTCCACCGGAACAGGTCGCCGTTGTTGATGTTGAAGGCCTGGTTGGCGCAGCGCTCGTCGGTGGCGGCCCAGACCGTGGCCTTCGCCAGCAGCCCCGCGTCCGTCATCTCCAGCAGCGAGTCGTACGCGCCCGGCTTGCCGGGGAAGCGCAGCGGCAGCCCCAGCTCCTTGGAGATGGCGGCATACACGGCGATGACCATCGCCAGGTTCATCGGGTTGCCGAGCGCGAAGCCGCACACCACGGACGGGCGGATGGCGGACCAGCTCCACGCCTTGCCCTTCTGCCGCGCCTCCAGGAAGGCCTGCTGGTCCACGTTGAACTCGGGCGGCATGTGGTTCGCGTCCGTCTCGCGGGCCGGCGTCTTGAACGGGCCCAGGTGCGCGCCGTAGACCTTGTAGCCCTGCATCAGGCTGACGTGCCGCAGGCCGGGGGCGATGGGCTCCACGGCGTCGACGACGTTGACCAGCATCGCGAGGTTGGGCGGCACCAGCTCCGCCCAGGTCGGCCGGTCCTGGTACGCGGCGTAGAAGAGGTGCGTGACGTAGATGAGGTCGCCCAGCTTCGCGCGGCAGTCGGCCGCGTCGAGCAGGTCCACCGCCACGTGCCGGACGCGGCCCTCCGCGGGGCCGCCCCGCCGCGACAGGCCGATGACGTCCCAGTCGCCGAGCGACGCGAGGTGGTTGACGAGGTTGCGGCCGATGACTCCCTGGGCTCCGACGACCAGGGCGACCTTGTTCTTCGGACTCATG contains these protein-coding regions:
- the fumC gene encoding class II fumarate hydratase; its protein translation is MSTKNARIEKDTFGPIEVPAEHLWGAQTQRSLQNFAISTERMPPALIRALVLVKKAAALVNMENGSLPREKGDAIVKAADEVLAGRHDGEFPLSIWQTGSGTQTNMNANEVLANRASELLGGERGEARKVHPNDDVNKGQSSNDVFPTAMSVAAATAIVAQVLPELHALRDVLAEKSRAFKDIVKIGRTHLQDATPLTLGQELSGYVAQLDHARGHLEMALPHLYELALGGTAVGTGLNAPKGYAERVAKEIARLTGHPFVTAPNKFEALAGNDALVHAHGALKGLAASLFKVANDVRWLSSGPRSGLGEITIPENEPGSSIMPGKVNPTQSEALTMLCAQVMGNDVAVSVGGASGNFELNVFKPLIIHNVLQSCRLLADGMRSFRLHCAVGIEPNMPRIRENLERSLMLVTALNPHIGYDNAAKIAKKAHKEGKTLKEVAVELGLLTSEQFDQWVRPEAMTGQKD
- the clpP gene encoding ATP-dependent Clp endopeptidase proteolytic subunit ClpP, with protein sequence MNVPFVIETTHRGERAYDLYSRLLKDRIIMLGTPVNDDVANIIVAQLLFLESEDPDKGINLYINSPGGSVTAGLAIYDTMQYVKCPVSTICVGQAASMGALLLLAGAKGKRYALPNSRIMIHQPLGGAQGQATDIDIQAKEILRLRSYINGLIVKHTGHTIERIEKDTERDYFMSAEDARQYGLIDEVVEKQRIISPTAGK
- a CDS encoding pyridoxamine 5'-phosphate oxidase family protein encodes the protein MARQFPQLEPAHREFIQRQRLFFTASAASTGHVNLSPKGLDSLRVLDEKTVAWLDLTGSGNETAAHLLADGRLTLMFCAFEGPPMILRLYGRGRTLRRGGPDYTRVLTAHFGGEEPLGARQIILLDLELVQTSCGYAVPLYAFEGERPTLTKWAEAKGPEGLDTYRRQKNVRSLDGLPTGLLDENA
- a CDS encoding SDR family oxidoreductase translates to MSPKNKVALVVGAQGVIGRNLVNHLASLGDWDVIGLSRRGGPAEGRVRHVAVDLLDAADCRAKLGDLIYVTHLFYAAYQDRPTWAELVPPNLAMLVNVVDAVEPIAPGLRHVSLMQGYKVYGAHLGPFKTPARETDANHMPPEFNVDQQAFLEARQKGKAWSWSAIRPSVVCGFALGNPMNLAMVIAVYAAISKELGLPLRFPGKPGAYDSLLEMTDAGLLAKATVWAATDERCANQAFNINNGDLFRWSELWPKIARHFGLEVAPPLPMSLDVVMADKEPLWKRMQEKHGLERHAYKDVSSWRFGDFVFSWNYDMFADGSKARRFGFHEYVDTEAMFLGIFDDFRRRRVIP